Proteins encoded by one window of Gordonia jinghuaiqii:
- the infB gene encoding translation initiation factor IF-2 has product MAGKARVHELAKELGVTSKQVLERLKEQGEFVKSASSTVEAPVARRLRESFPGQDGGAPKSSAQDAKASATPGPRQSAKPGPKPSGGAGAPKPGAPAAPAAGRPGPRPGAPESEAPQTAAAQTAAAQTAAAQTAAPQTAAAQTAAPAAPQTGAPRTGPKPGGPRPGPAAPVEAPPAAPAPAAERPAPEATPAAPAPQAPAASAAPAAPTTPPAPRPAGPKPGPRAPRVGNNPYSSAPAPAPRPAARPAPGQGGPRPAGGRPGPAGQGGPRPAGGRPGPAGQGGPRPNPGNMPPRPSPGAMPSRAARPDARPGGRGGAGGGRGGPGGGGGGYRGGGAPGGAPGGGAPAGGFRGRPGGGGGGNRGRGGAAGAFGRPGGAPRRGRKSKRAKRAEYENMQAPAVGGVRLPRGNGEVIRLARGASLSDFADKIDANPSSLVQALFNLGEMVTATESVNDETLELLGSEMNYRVQVVSPEDEDRELLDSFDLTYGEDEGGEEDLAQRPPVVTVMGHVDHGKTRLLDTIRKANVREGEAGGITQHIGAYQVNTHLNGEDRLITFIDTPGHEAFTAMRARGAKATDIAILVVAADDGVMPQTVEAVNHAQAADVPIVVAVNKIDKEGADPQKIRGQLAEYGLIPEEYGGDAMFVDISAKQGENIDALLEAVLLTADASLDLRANPDMDAQGVAIEAHLDRGRGPVATVLVQRGTLKVGDSIVAGDAYGRVRRMVDEHGVDVPEALPSRPVQVIGFTSVPGAGDNLLVVEEDRIARQIADRRNARKRNALAARSRKRISLEDLDSALKETSQLNLILKGDNSGTVEALEEALLNIEMGDEVSLRIIDRGVGGVTETNVNLAAASEAIIIGFNVRAEGKATELANREGVDIRYYSVIYQAIDEIESALKGMLKPIYEEVELGRAEIRAIFKSSKIGNIAGCLVQSGIMRRNAKARLLRDNVVVAENLTVSSLKREKDDATEVREGYECGLTLTYSDIKVGDVIETYELREKPRD; this is encoded by the coding sequence GTGGCAGGCAAAGCCCGCGTGCACGAACTGGCCAAAGAACTCGGCGTCACGAGCAAACAGGTGCTCGAGCGTCTGAAGGAACAGGGCGAGTTCGTCAAATCGGCATCGTCGACGGTAGAGGCCCCAGTGGCCCGTCGACTGCGTGAATCGTTCCCCGGTCAAGACGGTGGAGCCCCCAAGAGCAGTGCACAGGACGCAAAGGCGTCGGCCACTCCCGGCCCGCGTCAGTCCGCCAAGCCCGGACCCAAGCCGTCCGGCGGCGCAGGCGCGCCCAAGCCGGGTGCCCCCGCGGCACCTGCAGCAGGTCGTCCGGGACCCCGACCGGGTGCGCCCGAGTCCGAGGCACCCCAGACCGCCGCAGCCCAGACCGCCGCAGCCCAGACCGCTGCAGCACAGACGGCTGCACCGCAGACCGCTGCAGCCCAGACGGCTGCACCGGCCGCACCCCAGACCGGTGCACCCCGGACTGGCCCCAAGCCCGGCGGACCGAGGCCCGGTCCCGCCGCACCCGTGGAGGCCCCTCCCGCCGCTCCTGCGCCCGCCGCAGAGCGTCCGGCTCCCGAGGCCACCCCAGCGGCACCCGCACCGCAGGCCCCGGCCGCGTCGGCAGCACCCGCTGCTCCGACGACACCCCCGGCCCCGCGTCCCGCAGGCCCCAAGCCGGGTCCGCGTGCCCCGCGCGTGGGTAACAACCCGTACTCGTCGGCGCCCGCGCCGGCACCTCGTCCGGCAGCCCGGCCCGCTCCGGGTCAGGGTGGTCCCCGTCCCGCCGGTGGTCGTCCCGGCCCCGCCGGTCAGGGTGGTCCCCGTCCCGCCGGTGGCCGTCCCGGCCCCGCCGGCCAGGGTGGTCCCCGTCCCAATCCGGGCAACATGCCCCCGCGCCCCAGCCCGGGTGCCATGCCTTCGCGTGCCGCACGCCCTGACGCCCGTCCGGGTGGTCGTGGCGGAGCAGGCGGCGGTCGTGGCGGCCCCGGTGGCGGTGGCGGCGGTTACCGCGGTGGCGGTGCTCCCGGTGGTGCACCGGGCGGCGGCGCTCCCGCCGGTGGTTTCCGCGGACGTCCCGGTGGCGGTGGCGGCGGTAACCGCGGTCGCGGCGGAGCCGCAGGCGCCTTCGGACGTCCCGGCGGTGCTCCGCGCAGGGGTCGCAAGTCCAAGCGTGCAAAACGCGCCGAGTACGAGAACATGCAGGCTCCGGCCGTCGGTGGCGTCCGGTTGCCGCGTGGCAACGGCGAGGTCATCCGCCTCGCCCGCGGTGCGTCGCTCTCGGACTTCGCGGACAAGATCGACGCCAACCCGTCGTCGCTGGTCCAGGCGCTGTTCAACCTCGGCGAGATGGTGACGGCGACAGAGTCGGTCAACGACGAGACGCTCGAGCTGCTCGGCTCGGAGATGAACTACCGCGTCCAGGTCGTCAGCCCCGAAGACGAGGACCGCGAGCTGCTCGACAGCTTCGACCTCACCTACGGCGAGGACGAGGGCGGCGAGGAAGATCTTGCGCAGCGTCCGCCGGTGGTCACCGTCATGGGCCACGTCGATCACGGTAAGACCCGATTGCTCGACACGATCCGTAAGGCCAACGTCCGTGAGGGCGAGGCCGGCGGCATCACCCAGCACATCGGTGCCTACCAGGTGAACACCCACCTCAACGGTGAAGATCGCCTGATCACGTTCATCGACACCCCGGGTCACGAGGCGTTCACCGCCATGCGTGCCCGTGGTGCCAAGGCCACCGACATCGCGATCCTCGTGGTCGCAGCCGACGACGGTGTCATGCCGCAGACGGTGGAGGCGGTCAACCACGCCCAGGCAGCAGATGTGCCGATCGTGGTCGCGGTGAACAAGATCGACAAGGAAGGCGCCGATCCGCAGAAGATCCGCGGACAGCTGGCCGAGTACGGCCTGATCCCCGAGGAGTACGGCGGCGACGCCATGTTCGTCGACATCTCGGCCAAGCAGGGCGAGAACATCGACGCGCTGCTCGAAGCCGTCCTGCTCACCGCGGACGCCTCGCTCGACCTGCGTGCCAACCCGGACATGGACGCCCAGGGTGTGGCCATCGAGGCCCACCTCGACCGCGGCCGCGGCCCGGTGGCGACCGTGCTGGTCCAGCGCGGCACGCTCAAGGTCGGCGACTCGATCGTCGCCGGTGACGCCTACGGTCGTGTCCGTCGCATGGTCGATGAGCACGGCGTCGACGTGCCCGAGGCACTGCCGTCGCGTCCGGTCCAGGTCATCGGTTTCACCTCGGTTCCCGGTGCAGGCGACAACCTGCTCGTGGTCGAGGAGGACCGCATCGCCCGGCAGATCGCCGACCGGCGCAATGCGCGTAAGCGCAACGCGCTGGCCGCACGCAGCCGCAAGCGGATCAGCCTGGAAGACCTGGATTCGGCTCTCAAGGAGACCAGCCAGCTCAACCTCATCCTCAAGGGTGACAACTCGGGTACGGTCGAGGCCCTCGAAGAGGCTCTGCTGAACATCGAGATGGGCGACGAGGTCTCGTTGCGGATCATCGACCGCGGTGTCGGTGGTGTCACCGAGACCAACGTCAACCTGGCCGCGGCGTCGGAGGCGATCATCATCGGCTTCAACGTCCGCGCGGAGGGCAAGGCCACCGAGCTGGCCAACCGCGAGGGCGTAGACATCCGGTACTACTCGGTGATCTACCAGGCCATCGACGAGATCGAGAGCGCGCTCAAGGGCATGCTCAAGCCGATCTACGAAGAGGTGGAGCTCGGCCGCGCCGAGATCCGC